GCGGCCGGCCGTAGCCCAGGAACACCACCTCGCCTTCGGCCAGCCCCTCGCGCACCTCCACCAGGCGGCCGTCGGACAGCCCGGCGCGGACCCGGCGAGGCTCCAGACGCCCGTTGCGGACGACGGTCACAGTCGTCCCCCGCACCGCCTCCCGGGGCACCACCAGCACGTCGGCGGCCCGGGCGACCACAAACTCGGCGTCCACGGTCATCCCCAGCCGCAGAGCCGGCGGCGGATCCTCCAGCGCCACCTTTACCGCGAACTGGGTGACGTTCTGGTTCACCACCGCCCGGGCGGCGATCCGCACCACCCGGCCGCGGACCGCCTGTTCGGGCAGCGCGTCGGCGGTCAGGGTGACCGGCATGCCGGGGCGGATGCCAGCCACGTCGGCCTCGTCCACGTACACGGTGGCGTACAGGGGATCCACCCGGGCCAGGACGATGACCAGGGTGCCTCCCACCCCGCCGCCGCCGATCACGGTCTGGCCCACGTCCACCGCCTTCTGCACTACCACCCCGTCGATGGGCGCGGTGATCCGGGTCTCGCCCAGACGCTCCTCCGCCTGGCGCAGGGTTGCCCGGACCTGTTGAACCTGCGCGGCGGCCTGCCGCACCGCCGCCTCGGCCTGCGCCACGTCCTCCGGGCGGGGCGTCGCCCGCAGATCCGCCAGCCGCGCCCGCGCCGCCCGGAGCTGGGATGCGGCGATCTCGACCTCCGCGCGGGCCTGGTCCACCACCGCCTGCGCCACATAGCCCTCGGCCAGCAGCCGCTCCTGCCGCGCCAGCGTGTCCCGCGCCCGGGCCAGAGTCGCCTCGGCCTGGGCCACGGCCTCGGCGGCCTGGGCGATCTCGGCGGCCGAAGGACCGGCCCGCAACTGCGCCAGCCGCGCCCGCGCCGACGCCTCCGCCGCCAGGGCCGACTGCAGCGCGGCCCGGGCCGCCTCGGCCGCCGCGCGGGCGTCGGGGTCGTCCAGCTCGACCAGGACCTGCCCGCGGCGCACCGGCTGCCCTTCGTCCACCGCGACCCGGGTGACCCGCCCCGTGGCCCGCGAGCGCACCTCCACCAGCGCCGCCGGCTCCACCGTGCCGGTCCCGGTCACGGTCACCGTCACCGTTCCCCGGGTCACCGGCGCCGTCCGCATGGGGGGCGCGGCGGACTGGTCGCTCCGTCTCCGGGCCAGGGTCAGCGCGGACGCCGCCACCAGCACCATCACCACGCCCGCCACCCACCACCGCCTCATGGCTCGCCTCCCACCACCGGCCTCCCGATCGCGTGGCGCAGCCGCGCGGCGGCGGCCTGGACGTCGAACTCCGCCTGGATGCGCGCCAGGACGGCGGACTGGAACGTCGCGCGGGCGGCCAGAACCTCCACGATCGTCCCCACCCCGGCCTGATAGCGGCCTTCGGCCGCCCGCAGGGCCTCCCCCGCCGCAGCCTCGCTGACCCGGGCCGCGTCCACCCGCGCGCGGGCGTCGGCCAGCGCCACCCACGCGGTCAGCGCGTCCAGCTCGGCGGCCTGACGCGCCTGAGCCAGCCGGGCCTGGGCCGCCGCCAGGTTGGCCCGCGCCTCCACCACGGCGGCCTGCGCCCGGCCGCCGTCCACAAGGGGATACGACACGGTGGCCGCCACTTGCCAGGTCAGCGGGCTCCCGTTCAGCAGCCCGGCGGAGGAGGTGGCCGCCACCACCACGGCCGGACGCGCCTGGGCCTCGGCCAGGGCCAGGGCGGCGCGGGCCGCCTCCACGTCACACTCGGCCCGGCGCACGTCGGGCCGGTCGCCCGAGCGCGCCACGGCCTCCTCGCGGGTGAGCACAGGCACCGAGGGAGGCTCGGACGGTGCGACCTCCACCGGCTCGGTCAGGGGCACTCCCACCGCGGACCGCAGCTGCGCCACAGCGGTGTCCACCTGATTGCGGGCGGCGATCAGATCCACCTCCGCCGCCGCCAGCGCCGCCCGGGCCTGCAGGACGTCGGCCCGCGCGGCGACGCCGGCTGCGGCCTGCGCTTCGGCCTGGCGCACCTGGGCCTCGGCGCGCTCCACGGCGGCCTCCCGGGCGGTCACCACCGCCCGCGCCCGCAGCACGGCAAAGTACGCCTGGGCGGCGGCCAGGGCAACGTCCTGCCGGGCCTGCTGCACCGCCGCCTCCGCGGCGCGCACCGCGGCCTCGGCCTGCTCGACCTGGTAGCGGACCAGCAGGTTCACCAGCTCCAGCGACGCCCGGACCTCGCCGGTGGCGGTCCACGTCGGCGCCGACGGAGCTGCCCGGGTCGTGCCGTAGGCCGACTCCACCACCACGGCCACCTGGGGGGCGCGGCCGGCGCGGATCTGAGCGAGCCGCGCCCGCGCCGCCTCCAGCGCCTGCCGGGCGGCCGTCACCGCGGGATGCCTGGCCACCGCCATCTCCACCGCGGCCTGCAATGACACCGCCGGCTGCGCGTGCGCTCCTGACGCCGCCAGCGCCACCACCACGGCGACCCCCAGACCTCTGTGCCTCACAGCCCCTCCCACTCCACGGCCTCGACCACAGAGGCGGCGGGCGGGGCCGCTCCGCCCGCGCCCGCCGACCCGTATCGTCAGGACGCCCGGGCAGGTAGCCGCACGGTGAAGCGGCTGCCCCCTCCCGGCCGGTTCTCCACGGACACCTCCCCGCCGTGGACCTCCACCAGCCTCTTCACGACGGCCAGCCCCAGCCCGCTCCCTCCGGTGGCGCGGGAGCGGGACGGGTCCGCCCGGTAGAAGGGCTCAAAGACGTGGTCCAGATCGGCGGGCGGGATGCCGGGGCCCTCGTCATCCACCACCAGCGTCACCCACCGCCGGTCCGCCCGCACCCCATCCCCGACGGTCATCGTCACCTGCCCTCCCGGAGGCGTGAACCGCACGGCGTTGTGCAGCAGGTTCTGCACCACCTGCCGCATCCGCGCCGGGTCCACGTCGGCGGTCGTGTCGCCCGCGGTCCGCACGTCCACCCGGACCTGGCGCTCGCCGATCCACAGCGCCATGGCCTCCACCGACTCCCGGCACAGGTCGGCCAGGTCCACCGGGCGACGGTGCAGCTGCAGCTGTCCCGCGTCGGCCAGGGTCAGGTCCCGCAGGTCGGTGATCAGCTGGTTGAGCAGGGCGCTCTGGGTGTGCAGCATGGCCACCAGGTCGGGCGTGGGCTCGCGCACGCCGTCCAGGATGGCCTCCAAATTCCCCTCGATGATGGCCAGGGGCGTGCGGAGCTCGTGGGCGATGGCGGCCAGCAGCTCCCGGCGCTGCCGCTCGCTCTCCCGCAGCCGGCGGGCCATCCGGTTGAAGGCCGCGGCCACGTCCTCCAGCTCACCGCCGCCGTGCAGGCGCAGCTCCCGGTCCAGGTGGCCGGCGGCGACCGCCACCACTGCGTCGTGCAGATCCCGCAGGGGGCGGGACAGGCGGCGCGCCAGAATCACGCCCGCCACGACGGCCAGCAGGCCGGCGGTGCCTCCCGCCAGCCACAACGACCGGTTGAAGTTGGCCAGAAACACCCGCTGGGACGCGGCGAACAGGGCGGGCTTGACCCCCCGCACGAAGCCCTCCCGCACCGGGCGAGGCTGGTCCAGCAACCAGGAGACTTCCCCCCGCCGGATGCGCTCGTGGTAGGCGGCGATCTGCCAGGCGGTGATCTGCCGCGCCCAGAAGGCCACCACGCCCACCGACAGGAGCGCCACGACCGCAAAGGCCAGGGCCAGCTGGACCTGCAGGGACGGGGACCGGCGCGACGGGCTATCCATGGGCGGGCGAGACGAATTTGTAGCCCGCCCCGTAGACGGTGAGGATGTACCGGGGCTCCCGCGAGGCGGGCTCGATCTTCTGGCGCAGGTTCTTGATGTGGGCGTCGATGGTCCGCTCGAACCCTTCGAAGGCGTAGCCGTAGACCCGGTCGATCAGCTGCATCCGGGTGAAGACCCGGCCCGGGTGGCCGGCCAGGACCTCCAGCAGCCTCCACTCGGTGGGCGTGAGGCGCACCACCTCGCCCTGTCGGCGGACCTCCTGGGCGCGGAAGTCGATGGTCAGGTCGCCCACCTGCAGCGCGTCGCGTCCCTCATGGCGGTTGCGGCGCAGGACCGCCCGCACCCGGGCCGCCACCTCCCGGGGGCTGAAGGGCTTGGTGACGTAGTCGTCGGCCCCCAGCTCCAGGCCCCGGACCTTGTCCTCCTCCTGGTCCCGCGCCGTCAGCATGATGACCGGGACCGTCGCCGTGGCCCGCAGGCGGCGCAGGACCTCCCACCCGTCCAGACGGGGCAGCATGATGTCCAGGACGACCAGATCGGGAAGGACGTCGTCCATCTGGCGCAGCGCCGCTTCGCCGTCGGCGACCGCCAGGACCCGATGGCCGTCGCGCTCCAGATACGAGCGCAGCAGAGCCGCGATCTCCGCCTCGTCTTCCACGACCAGGATCGTGGCCATCGTCACACCGGCGACTTCACCATACCACCGACCGCCGCGCCCCTGCCAGGACGGCCCCGCAGCGCAGCCCGGACACGCCGGACTGCCTCAGGGGCGCACGCCCAGGGTCACCGCCAGTGCCACGCGCTGTCCGCCCCGAACGACCACCACTTGCACCCGCTGGCCGGGACGGCGGTCACCGATCGCCACCAGCAGATCGTCCCACGACCGGACAGGCGCTCCGTCCACCTCCACGATCACGTCGCCGGGCCGCAGGCCGGCCGACGCCGCGGGGGTACCGGGCAGAACCTGCCGGATCGCCGCCCCCTCCGGTCCCGGGCCGCGGGCGCCCGGGTCGCCGGCCACACCCAGCCACGCCCGCTCTACCCGGGCGCCGGCGCGCAGCGCCGGCAGAACGTCCCGCACCGCCGCCACAGAGACGGCCAGCCCGCCCCGCCGTCCGGAGGCATCCACCGAGAAGGCCACCACCACCCCCACGACTTCCGCGCGCACGTTCAGCAGTGGCCCGCCCGACATGCCCGGGCGCGCGGGGATGCTTACCCGCAGGAACGCTCCGCGGGCCAGTCCGGGCACGCTGACGTCGGTGCCCACCACCTGCCCGGCCCGCACCTCGTCTGCCCGGGCTCGGGGCGCGACGGCCACGACCGGCTCGCCGACCCGCGGCGGCCGGCCGGCCAGGGAGAGGGCGGGCAGATCCGAGGCGGGCACCCGCAGCACGGCCAGATCCCGGGTAGCATCGTAACCTGCCAGGCGCGCCTCCAGCGGCGTCCGCCCGGACAGCTCGACGCGGATGCCGGCGGCGCGGCGGACGACGTGGGCGGCGGTGAGCAGCCAGCCGTCCCGATCGATCACGAACGCGCTGCCGGAGACCGGGCGGCCGTCCACCGTCGCCCGCACCACCGCGATCGCCGGTGCCGCCTGCGCCAGGATCGCCTGGGGAGTCGGGGCGCCGGAGGCCCGCAGCGCCAGCGCCCCTCCCGTCACGATCAGCAGGACGCCGACCGCCGCCAGCACCCCCGGCGGAACCCGTCCGCCGTTACGACCTGGACCCAGGGGCCTCACCATCTCCTCCCGCCGTTTTCCGCGGTTCAGCCGATCCCGCTCAGGGGGCCGGCCGGGCCACGAAGCGCACCTCGATCTCCACCTCGTTCTGGGCCCGCAGCACGCCCAAGATCGACGGAGGCTCGAATCCGAAGTCGGTCATCAAGATCCGGGCGGTGGCCACGCCCCGCAGCTCCTGCCCTGTCAGGCGCACGGTAGCCGCAAATGTCACCGGTCTGACCACCTCCCGGATTTTCAAGTCGCCCGTGACGCGCAGCGACACCTCGCGGCCGTCCTCGTACCGCGCCGGCAGGCCGTCGATCCGGGTCGACGTGAACTCGGCCGTCGGAAAGCGCGCCGACTCCAGCCAGCGCTCGCGGATGGCGGCGTCCCGGCGGGGGCTGTCGGAGCGCAGCTGGCTGATGTCCACCTGGATCGGACCCACACGGCTGTTGGCGGGAGAGGCGCGGTCCACCAGGATCTCCCCCCGCACCGCGGTGGTCACTCCCACGGCGACGTTGAACCGATTGCCCTCCCGGAACAGCGTCTCGCCGACCCGGTACAGCGCCTGGGATTCCCCCGGCACCAGCACGAAGCGCTGGACGGCCGCCGGCGCCGCGGCCCCGGAGACGCCTGCGCCGCCCGCCAGCGCAGACCCGAGGACGATCACTGCGGCGACGATCCCGCCCGCGCGGCGCGCACCCGTCATCATCCACCTCCACCCCATGGGGCGGGCGAGCCCCGACCCGCCCGCAGTGTCCCCCGGAGATGGTGGCCGGGGGATGTGAAGAACCCGTGAAATGCGAGAGGTGATCCGATCAGTCCACGTCGAGGACGAAGTCAAACGATCCGGCCACGCCTCCGGGCTCCTCGCGCAGCGCCACCACGAGGTCGGGGCGGAACAGCGGGTCCTGCTGGTTGCGGGGATGGCCCGGGAAGTACAGCTGGGTGGTGAGGGTCGGACCTGCCGGGGCCCGCACCTTGACGTGGATGTGGGGCGTGCGGCCTCCATACCCGCCGGGGATCACCGTCTCCAGGGCGTAGCGGCCCCGCCCGTCGGCGAACTGGTGGCCCCGCAGGCGGTAGCCCGCGAGGTCGTACGCCCCGCGGGCGTCCGCCTGCCAGAAGTCCAACCACGCGCCGGGGACGGGACGGCAGGTCCGGGTGAACACCCCGCCGCCGAGACGCAGGCGGACCCCCGGCATCCCCGGCTCCAGCAGGGAGGTACGGCGGGGGGACCCCTCCCGGTAGTACGGTCCCTCTGCCGCCGGCGGGGTCAGGCGGCCGGGAGTGCAGCCCGCCTGCGGGCCCTCCGCCGTTGCCCGGACAGTCAGGCCGGCCAGGACCAGGCCCGCCACCACCGCCACCACCCGTCCTCCCACGTCTGCCCGCCTCGCCGCAGTCCTCACCTGGACTCTCACCGGAAGACCACCCTCAGCAGGCGGTCGTCTCCGGGCCGCGGACGTCCCCGGCCGTCGGTATTGTTGGTGAGCAGGTAGAGAGCCCCGTCGGGGCCTTCCGCCACGTCCCGCAGCCGGCCCAGCTCCCCGCGGAAGTACACCTCCTGGCCGGTGACCCGGGCGAAGCGCGGGCCCGAGAGGGTCAGGCGGCGCAGGTGCTCTCCCCGCAGGGCAGCCACCAGCAGGCTGTCCGCCCACGGACCCCGGGCGGGCACGGCGATGCCCGACGGCGCCCAGGTGTCGGTCGGACCGCTGTCGGCGATGGGATCGGTAAAGCGCGGTTCCCCGCCGCGGCCGGACACCTCCGGCCACCCGTAGTTGCCCCCGGCTTCGATGACGTTCACCTCATCCCGGCAGCACAGTCCCAGGTCGCCCGAGGGACCGTGCTCGGCCGCGTACATGGTCCGCGTCTGCGGGTGCCAGGCCAGGCCCTGCGGGTTGCGGTGGCCCAGGGAGTACACCGGCGAGCCGGGGAACGGGTTGTCGGCAGGCACGGAGCCGTCGGGGTTGATCCGGAGGATCTTGCCGGCCAGCGACGCCCGGTCCTGGGCCAGGGCGGGCTGGCGCGCGTCGCCGGTGGTGACGTACAGCCGCCCGTCGGGGCCGAAGAGGATCCGGCCGCCGTCGTGCACCACCGCCCCCGGAATGCGATCCAGGATCACGCGGTCCACCTGACCGCGGCCGTCCCGTTCCACCAGGCGCACGACCCGGTTCCACAGCCGGCCGTCGTCCCGGTAGGTGTGGTAGACGTACAGGGCCCCGCTGCGCGCGAACTCCGGCGCCAGGGCCAGCCCCAGCAACCCGCCCTCGCCCACGTGGGCCACCTCGAGCACCGCCCACGGCTGCGGATCCAGCCGGCCGTCCCGGACGATCCGGATGCGGCCGGGCCGCTCGGTCACAAAGATGCGCCCGTCGGGGGCGAACGCCACCGCCCAGGGAATCTGCAGCCCGCTCACCACCACCTCGACCGCGGGAGCCGGAGCGGTCCGTCCTGCGGTGGCGAGGGCGAGGAGCGTGGCCGCCGCTGCCAGCGCGATGCGCACGGTCCGTCCCTCCCGGATGCTACCTTTCAGAGTGAGCCCCCTGTGTAGCGGCCGTGTGAACGCCTGCCGGGAATATTCCTTCCGAAGGCATCGTCCTGTATCCTGGCAGACAGCGCACCCGCGCGGGCCGCTGCCTGGAGTCATGACACCCGAAGGAGGGACCATGGGACCGAGTCGACCGCTGGGAGGCGTCCACCACGTCACCGCCATCTGCGGGCACCCCCAGGAGAATGTCGACTTCTACGTGGGCGTGCTGGGCCTGCGGCTGGTCAAGCGGTCGGTCAACCAGGACGACCCGGGCACCTACCACCTGTTCTACGCCGACGCGGTGGGCACGCCGGGCACCGACCTGACGTTCTTCGCCTGGCCCGGGGGTCCCCGGGGGCGGGTGGGCGCCGGCCAGGCCGCCGCGGTGGCCCTCGCCGTGCCGCCGGGCGCGCTGCCGTTCTGGTCCGACCGCCTGCGGTCGCGGGGCCTCGACGTGCGCGGGCCAGTCCGCCGATTTGACGAACACGTCCTGACCCTCACCGACCCCCACGGCCAGGTCGTCGAACTGGTGGGCGCGCCCGACGCCGCGGACCGGCCGTGGGTGTTCTGGGAGGACGGACCGATCCCCCGGGAGCACGCCGTGCGGGGCATTCACAGCGTCACCCTGACCGAAGCCGCCGCCGTACCCACGGTGCCGTTTCTGACCGAAAGGCTGGGATTCCGCCCGGTGGCCTCCGAGGGGAACCGGACGCGCTATGCGGTGGGCCCCGGAGGCTCGGGCGCCTGGCTGGACCTGGTGGTGGATCCCGGGGCCCCGGCCGGCCGGGTGGCGGTGGGCACGATCCACCACGTGGCATGGCGCACCCCCACCGATGACGACCAGCGGTCGTGGTGGGAGGCCATCCGCCGGCTGGGGGTGCCCGTCAGCGACATCATCGACCGGTTCTGGTTTCACTCCATCTACTTCCGCGAGCCCGGCGGGGTCCTGTTCGAAATTGCCACCGACGGCCCAGGGTTTGCGGTGGACGAAGCGGTGCACGAGCTGGGGTCGCGGTTGGTGCTGCCGCCGTGGCTGGAGCCTCGCCGCGCCGAGATCGAACGGGCCCTGATCCCCCTCGCCCTCCCCCCGATCACCCGCCCGGCGCAGGCCGGCGCGCCATGACAGGGGTGGTGCGATGACCCACGGGCCGGCGGGGTTTACGCACCGGTTCGAACCTGCCGCCCCGGACGTGCCGCTGACGGTGCTGCTGCTGCACGGCACGGGAGGCGACGAGCACGACCTCATCGACCTGGGGCGGGCCGTGGCTCCGGGCGCGGCGCTGCTGAGCCCCCGGGGACAGGTGCTGGAGGGCGGGATGCCGCGCTTCTTCCGTCGGCTGGCCCCGGGCGTGTTTGACGAGGGCGACCTGATCCGCCGGACCCACGAGCTGGCCGACTTCGTGGAATCCGCCTGCGCGGCCTACGGCCGGGATCCGGCGCGGGTGGTGGCCGTGGGCTACTCCAACGGGGCCAACATCGCCGCCGCCGTGCTGCTGCTGCGCCCCCGGACGCTGGCCGCCGCGGCCCTGCTGCGCCCGATGCTGCCGCTGCGCCCGCCGTCCGTGCCCGACCTGCGGGGCCGGCCGGTCCTGATCGCCGGCGGGCTGAACGATCCCCTGGTCCCGCGGGCCCGGACCGACGAGCTGGTGGACGTGCTCCGCCAGGCCGGCGCCGAGGTCACCGTCTCCTGGCGGCCGGGCGGACACGGGCTGACGCCGGACGACATCGCGGTGACCGCCGACTGGCTGGCGCGCCAGTCAGCCGGGCGGGCCTCCGTCACCGAGTGACCGCCGTGACACGGGCCGGGGCGGGGCCGCGCTCGCCCCGCCCCGGACCTTCGCCCCCTGTCTGCCTACGCCACCCGCTGCACGGCGGCCAGGACCACCCGGCGCGTGAACACCTGGGCCAGGTGCCGGCGGTACTCGGCCGAGGCGAACAGGTCCTCGCTGACGTCGATGCCCTGGGTCGCGCCTGCGGCCGCCGCCGCCACGGTCTTCTCGTCGGGGACGGCGCCGGCCAGGGCCTCTTCCACTGCCCGCGCGCGGTAGGCGGTCGGCCCCACCCCGGTGATGCCGATGCGGGCGCGCTCGCACCGCCCCCGGCCGTCCAGGGTCACCACCGCCGCCACGCCCACCACCGCAAACCCCGACGCCGGGTGGGCGAACTTCAGGTAGGCGCTGCCGGTGCGCGCCGGCAGCGGCGGCACCGTCACCTGCGTGAGGATCTCGTCGGGCCGCAGGGCCGTGGCGAACATCCCGGTGAAGAACTCTGCGGCGGGGATCGTGCGGCGCCCGGCAGGCCCGTCGGCGGTCAGTTCCGCCTCCAGGGCCAGGACCGCCGCCGGATAGTCGGCCGCCGGGTCGGCGTGGGCCAGGCTGCCGCCGATGGTGCCCATGTTGCGGACCTGCACATCCCCGATGCGGCCGGCCGCCTCCGCCAGGACGGGCGCCTTCTGGCGCACCAGGGGCGAGGACTCCACCATCCAGTGGGTGGCCAGCGCCCCGATGGCCAGCGCGCCGCCCTCCTCCCGGATGTACCGCAGGTCGGCGATGCGGCCCAGGTCGATCAGGTGCGCCGGCGTGGCCAGCCGCAGCTTCATCAGGGGCAGCAGGCTGTGGCCGCCGGCCAGCAGCCGCGCGTCGGGCAGGCGCTGCAGCAGCTGCAGCGCCTCCGTCAGGGTCGCCGGTCGGTGGTACTCGAACTGGGCGGGAATCATCGGGCCCCTCCTTTCGCCCGCTGGATGGCCTGCCAGATGCGGGACGGGGTCAGCGGCATATCCACGTGGCGGATCCCCAGTGGCTGCAGGGCGTCCATCACCGCGTTCACCGCCGCCGGGGTGGCCGCGATGGTCCCGGTCTCCCCCACTCCCTTGACGCCCAGCGGGTGGTGGGGAGAGGGGGTTTCGGTGCGGGCGGTCAGGTACACCGGCACCTGGGCGGCCTTGGGGACAGGGTAGTCCAGCATGGAGGCCGTCAGCAGCTGGCCCCCCTGGTCGTACACCGCCGCCTCCTGCAGCGCCTGGGCCAGGCCCTGGGTGATGCCGCCGTGGACCTGGCCGTCCACGATGAGCGGGTTGATGACCCGGCCGCAGTCGTCCACGGCCACATAGCGCAGGATCTGCACCTGGCCGGTCTCCGGGTCCACCTCGACCACGCACAGGTGCGTCCCGAAGGGGTAGGTGAAGTTGGGCGGGTCGTAGAACGCCGACGCCTCCAGCCCGGGCTCCATGCCTGCCGGCAGGTTCCAGGCCAGGTACGCCTGCAGGGCGACC
This genomic interval from Armatimonadota bacterium contains the following:
- a CDS encoding xanthine dehydrogenase family protein subunit M yields the protein MIPAQFEYHRPATLTEALQLLQRLPDARLLAGGHSLLPLMKLRLATPAHLIDLGRIADLRYIREEGGALAIGALATHWMVESSPLVRQKAPVLAEAAGRIGDVQVRNMGTIGGSLAHADPAADYPAAVLALEAELTADGPAGRRTIPAAEFFTGMFATALRPDEILTQVTVPPLPARTGSAYLKFAHPASGFAVVGVAAVVTLDGRGRCERARIGITGVGPTAYRARAVEEALAGAVPDEKTVAAAAAGATQGIDVSEDLFASAEYRRHLAQVFTRRVVLAAVQRVA
- a CDS encoding alpha/beta hydrolase, translated to MTHGPAGFTHRFEPAAPDVPLTVLLLHGTGGDEHDLIDLGRAVAPGAALLSPRGQVLEGGMPRFFRRLAPGVFDEGDLIRRTHELADFVESACAAYGRDPARVVAVGYSNGANIAAAVLLLRPRTLAAAALLRPMLPLRPPSVPDLRGRPVLIAGGLNDPLVPRARTDELVDVLRQAGAEVTVSWRPGGHGLTPDDIAVTADWLARQSAGRASVTE
- a CDS encoding PQQ-dependent sugar dehydrogenase; this translates as MRIALAAAATLLALATAGRTAPAPAVEVVVSGLQIPWAVAFAPDGRIFVTERPGRIRIVRDGRLDPQPWAVLEVAHVGEGGLLGLALAPEFARSGALYVYHTYRDDGRLWNRVVRLVERDGRGQVDRVILDRIPGAVVHDGGRILFGPDGRLYVTTGDARQPALAQDRASLAGKILRINPDGSVPADNPFPGSPVYSLGHRNPQGLAWHPQTRTMYAAEHGPSGDLGLCCRDEVNVIEAGGNYGWPEVSGRGGEPRFTDPIADSGPTDTWAPSGIAVPARGPWADSLLVAALRGEHLRRLTLSGPRFARVTGQEVYFRGELGRLRDVAEGPDGALYLLTNNTDGRGRPRPGDDRLLRVVFR
- a CDS encoding ring-cleaving dioxygenase — protein: MGPSRPLGGVHHVTAICGHPQENVDFYVGVLGLRLVKRSVNQDDPGTYHLFYADAVGTPGTDLTFFAWPGGPRGRVGAGQAAAVALAVPPGALPFWSDRLRSRGLDVRGPVRRFDEHVLTLTDPHGQVVELVGAPDAADRPWVFWEDGPIPREHAVRGIHSVTLTEAAAVPTVPFLTERLGFRPVASEGNRTRYAVGPGGSGAWLDLVVDPGAPAGRVAVGTIHHVAWRTPTDDDQRSWWEAIRRLGVPVSDIIDRFWFHSIYFREPGGVLFEIATDGPGFAVDEAVHELGSRLVLPPWLEPRRAEIERALIPLALPPITRPAQAGAP
- a CDS encoding efflux RND transporter periplasmic adaptor subunit, which encodes MRRWWVAGVVMVLVAASALTLARRRSDQSAAPPMRTAPVTRGTVTVTVTGTGTVEPAALVEVRSRATGRVTRVAVDEGQPVRRGQVLVELDDPDARAAAEAARAALQSALAAEASARARLAQLRAGPSAAEIAQAAEAVAQAEATLARARDTLARQERLLAEGYVAQAVVDQARAEVEIAASQLRAARARLADLRATPRPEDVAQAEAAVRQAAAQVQQVRATLRQAEERLGETRITAPIDGVVVQKAVDVGQTVIGGGGVGGTLVIVLARVDPLYATVYVDEADVAGIRPGMPVTLTADALPEQAVRGRVVRIAARAVVNQNVTQFAVKVALEDPPPALRLGMTVDAEFVVARAADVLVVPREAVRGTTVTVVRNGRLEPRRVRAGLSDGRLVEVREGLAEGEVVFLGYGRPQSPEVQGRSPFTPQFGPRQAPGGSRR
- a CDS encoding ATP-binding protein gives rise to the protein MDSPSRRSPSLQVQLALAFAVVALLSVGVVAFWARQITAWQIAAYHERIRRGEVSWLLDQPRPVREGFVRGVKPALFAASQRVFLANFNRSLWLAGGTAGLLAVVAGVILARRLSRPLRDLHDAVVAVAAGHLDRELRLHGGGELEDVAAAFNRMARRLRESERQRRELLAAIAHELRTPLAIIEGNLEAILDGVREPTPDLVAMLHTQSALLNQLITDLRDLTLADAGQLQLHRRPVDLADLCRESVEAMALWIGERQVRVDVRTAGDTTADVDPARMRQVVQNLLHNAVRFTPPGGQVTMTVGDGVRADRRWVTLVVDDEGPGIPPADLDHVFEPFYRADPSRSRATGGSGLGLAVVKRLVEVHGGEVSVENRPGGGSRFTVRLPARAS
- a CDS encoding response regulator transcription factor, coding for MATILVVEDEAEIAALLRSYLERDGHRVLAVADGEAALRQMDDVLPDLVVLDIMLPRLDGWEVLRRLRATATVPVIMLTARDQEEDKVRGLELGADDYVTKPFSPREVAARVRAVLRRNRHEGRDALQVGDLTIDFRAQEVRRQGEVVRLTPTEWRLLEVLAGHPGRVFTRMQLIDRVYGYAFEGFERTIDAHIKNLRQKIEPASREPRYILTVYGAGYKFVSPAHG
- a CDS encoding YceI family protein, with product MMTGARRAGGIVAAVIVLGSALAGGAGVSGAAAPAAVQRFVLVPGESQALYRVGETLFREGNRFNVAVGVTTAVRGEILVDRASPANSRVGPIQVDISQLRSDSPRRDAAIRERWLESARFPTAEFTSTRIDGLPARYEDGREVSLRVTGDLKIREVVRPVTFAATVRLTGQELRGVATARILMTDFGFEPPSILGVLRAQNEVEIEVRFVARPAP
- a CDS encoding TolC family protein — its product is MRHRGLGVAVVVALAASGAHAQPAVSLQAAVEMAVARHPAVTAARQALEAARARLAQIRAGRAPQVAVVVESAYGTTRAAPSAPTWTATGEVRASLELVNLLVRYQVEQAEAAVRAAEAAVQQARQDVALAAAQAYFAVLRARAVVTAREAAVERAEAQVRQAEAQAAAGVAARADVLQARAALAAAEVDLIAARNQVDTAVAQLRSAVGVPLTEPVEVAPSEPPSVPVLTREEAVARSGDRPDVRRAECDVEAARAALALAEAQARPAVVVAATSSAGLLNGSPLTWQVAATVSYPLVDGGRAQAAVVEARANLAAAQARLAQARQAAELDALTAWVALADARARVDAARVSEAAAGEALRAAEGRYQAGVGTIVEVLAARATFQSAVLARIQAEFDVQAAAARLRHAIGRPVVGGEP
- a CDS encoding trypsin-like peptidase domain-containing protein — its product is MVRPLGPGRNGGRVPPGVLAAVGVLLIVTGGALALRASGAPTPQAILAQAAPAIAVVRATVDGRPVSGSAFVIDRDGWLLTAAHVVRRAAGIRVELSGRTPLEARLAGYDATRDLAVLRVPASDLPALSLAGRPPRVGEPVVAVAPRARADEVRAGQVVGTDVSVPGLARGAFLRVSIPARPGMSGGPLLNVRAEVVGVVVAFSVDASGRRGGLAVSVAAVRDVLPALRAGARVERAWLGVAGDPGARGPGPEGAAIRQVLPGTPAASAGLRPGDVIVEVDGAPVRSWDDLLVAIGDRRPGQRVQVVVVRGGQRVALAVTLGVRP